From Phenylobacterium montanum, the proteins below share one genomic window:
- a CDS encoding phosphorylase family protein — protein MSGSPRLFAVVGMIREARIIAGEGVKVVIGGGSSAQLERKLDGLLNALGYGAPDLMLLSFGVCGALAPDLKAGDLVLGSAVIGAGRSWPTDPQRTEALHARLASARIAAVAAGDEAVGSVEAKRALFEATRAVAVDMESHIVARLAERHGLPFAVVRAVSDAADHALPPAALVGMKADGSVDIAAVLGALARRPGQFPALMRTAREAGAGFKALEGAAAAIRSGFP, from the coding sequence ATGAGCGGGTCACCGCGCCTTTTCGCCGTGGTCGGCATGATCCGCGAGGCGCGGATCATCGCCGGCGAGGGCGTGAAGGTGGTGATCGGCGGCGGCAGCTCCGCACAGCTGGAGCGCAAGCTCGACGGTCTGCTCAATGCGCTCGGCTACGGCGCCCCGGACCTGATGCTGCTCAGCTTCGGCGTCTGCGGCGCCCTGGCCCCCGACCTGAAGGCCGGCGACCTGGTCCTGGGCTCGGCGGTGATCGGCGCGGGCCGATCGTGGCCGACCGATCCTCAGCGCACCGAGGCGCTGCACGCTAGGCTCGCGTCTGCGCGTATCGCCGCGGTCGCGGCCGGCGACGAGGCTGTAGGATCGGTCGAGGCCAAGCGGGCCCTGTTCGAAGCGACGCGCGCCGTGGCGGTCGACATGGAGTCGCACATCGTCGCCCGCCTCGCCGAGCGCCACGGCTTGCCTTTCGCCGTCGTGCGGGCGGTGTCCGACGCCGCCGACCACGCCCTGCCGCCGGCGGCGCTCGTGGGCATGAAGGCTGACGGCTCGGTCGACATCGCGGCGGTTCTTGGCGCGCTCGCACGCCGGCCGGGGCAGTTTCCCGCGCTCATGCGCACCGCGCGCGAAGCCGGGGCCGGCTTCAAGGCGCTGGAAGGGGCCGCAGCGGCAATCCGATCTGGTTTTCCTTGA
- a CDS encoding alkaline phosphatase family protein, with amino-acid sequence MVLAVLQRLRFLAVLVFALGAFGEGAQAADAPSRAPLILISIDGFRWDYLNRGVSPNLTALAAGGVRAERMLPSFPSITFPNHYTLVTGLYPDHHGVVANTFEDPAAPGGVFHMSSKDEVWWAGGTPLWDTARSQGIVTATEFWPGSETAIRGVRPDYWDAYNAAKGGDRRVDQVLAWLDLPPAQRPGFITLYFEAVDSGGHLFGPDSPQVNTAIASVDGYIGRLVAGLKARNMPTDIIVVADHGMAAVSRDNTVYLDDLADASAMHVVFTDAVAGIDIPDTPAGRAAEARLLGAHPHLTCWKKGEVPKRLHYGTNPRVPDVVCMADVGWLVESRAEAARHHFPLKGEHGYDNQAPEMGALFIASGPDFKAGAVLPPFPNVDVYPLMAKLLGVKPEPNDGDIAPVQAALAR; translated from the coding sequence TTGGTTCTTGCTGTCCTGCAGCGCCTCCGGTTCCTGGCGGTCCTTGTCTTCGCTCTGGGCGCTTTCGGTGAGGGCGCGCAGGCGGCCGATGCGCCGTCACGCGCGCCGCTGATCCTGATCTCGATCGACGGCTTTCGCTGGGACTATCTGAACCGCGGCGTCTCGCCCAACCTCACCGCGCTTGCGGCCGGCGGGGTGCGGGCCGAGCGGATGCTGCCGTCCTTCCCCTCGATCACCTTCCCCAATCACTACACCCTGGTCACCGGCCTCTACCCCGACCACCACGGGGTGGTGGCCAACACCTTCGAGGACCCGGCCGCGCCTGGCGGGGTGTTCCACATGTCCAGCAAGGATGAGGTCTGGTGGGCCGGCGGCACGCCGCTGTGGGACACCGCCAGGAGCCAGGGGATCGTCACCGCCACCGAATTCTGGCCGGGCTCCGAGACCGCCATCCGCGGCGTCCGTCCCGACTATTGGGACGCCTACAACGCCGCCAAGGGCGGCGACCGGCGCGTAGACCAGGTGCTGGCCTGGCTCGATTTGCCGCCGGCCCAGCGACCCGGCTTCATCACCCTCTATTTCGAGGCGGTGGATTCCGGCGGCCATCTGTTCGGCCCGGATTCGCCGCAGGTGAACACCGCCATCGCCTCTGTGGATGGCTATATCGGCCGGCTGGTCGCAGGCCTCAAGGCGCGCAACATGCCGACTGACATCATCGTGGTCGCCGACCACGGCATGGCGGCTGTCTCGCGCGACAATACGGTCTATCTGGACGATCTGGCCGACGCTTCGGCCATGCACGTGGTGTTCACCGATGCGGTCGCGGGGATCGATATCCCGGACACGCCGGCCGGGCGCGCCGCCGAGGCCAGGCTCCTGGGCGCGCATCCGCACCTGACCTGCTGGAAGAAGGGCGAGGTTCCAAAGCGTCTGCACTACGGGACCAATCCGCGCGTGCCGGACGTGGTGTGCATGGCCGACGTCGGCTGGCTGGTCGAGAGCCGCGCAGAGGCCGCTCGCCATCATTTCCCGCTGAAGGGCGAGCACGGCTATGACAACCAGGCGCCGGAGATGGGCGCGCTGTTCATCGCTAGCGGGCCGGATTTCAAGGCCGGCGCGGTGCTACCGCCATTCCCCAACGTCGATGTCTATCCGCTCATGGCCAAGCTCTTGGGTGTGAAGCCGGAACCCAATGACGGCGACATCGCCCCGGTGCAGGCGGCCCTGGCGCGATAG
- the hpnH gene encoding adenosyl-hopene transferase HpnH, with protein sequence MAIPLGQAARIGAYIAKKHLTGVKRYPLVLMLEPLYRCNLACAGCGKIDYPDEILNQRLTFDQCMQAIDECGAPVVSIAGGEPLLHNDLPRIVKGFLARKKFVILCTNALLLKKKIDQYEPSPGFTWSIHLDGDKVMHDKSVCQDGVYETAVEAIQLAKSKGFQVSINCTLFQGADPARVAQFFDEMMALGLDGITVSPGYAYERAPDQEHFLNRTKTKQLFRDILSRGKGGKAWAFTQSTMFLNFLAGNEAYGCTPWGNPTRTVFGWQRPCYLLGEGYAKTFKELMEETDWDAYGVGNYEKCADCMVHSGFEASAVQDIAKHPLKALGVTLRGVRTDGPMAKDISIDNQRPAKDFFSGHVEKKLAEIRAKNPRASKKVVNVEEV encoded by the coding sequence ATGGCCATCCCTCTTGGGCAGGCGGCTCGGATCGGCGCCTACATCGCCAAGAAGCATCTGACGGGCGTCAAGCGCTATCCGCTGGTGCTGATGCTGGAGCCGCTCTACCGGTGCAACCTGGCCTGCGCCGGCTGCGGTAAGATCGACTACCCGGACGAAATCCTGAACCAGCGCCTGACCTTCGACCAATGCATGCAGGCGATCGACGAGTGCGGCGCGCCGGTGGTCTCCATCGCCGGCGGCGAGCCCCTGCTGCACAACGACCTGCCGCGGATCGTGAAGGGCTTCCTGGCGCGCAAGAAGTTCGTGATCCTGTGCACCAACGCCCTCCTGCTGAAGAAGAAGATCGACCAGTACGAGCCGAGCCCGGGCTTCACCTGGTCCATCCACCTGGACGGCGACAAGGTCATGCACGACAAGTCGGTCTGCCAGGACGGGGTCTATGAGACCGCGGTCGAGGCGATCCAGCTGGCCAAGTCCAAGGGCTTTCAGGTCTCGATCAACTGCACCCTGTTCCAGGGCGCCGACCCCGCGCGGGTGGCCCAGTTCTTCGATGAGATGATGGCCCTGGGCCTGGACGGCATCACCGTCTCGCCGGGCTACGCCTATGAGCGCGCGCCGGACCAGGAGCACTTCCTGAACCGGACCAAGACCAAGCAGCTGTTCCGCGACATCCTTTCCCGCGGCAAGGGCGGCAAGGCCTGGGCCTTCACCCAGTCGACCATGTTCCTGAACTTCCTGGCCGGCAACGAAGCCTATGGCTGCACGCCCTGGGGCAATCCGACCCGCACCGTGTTCGGCTGGCAGCGGCCCTGCTACCTGCTCGGCGAAGGCTACGCCAAGACCTTCAAGGAGCTGATGGAAGAGACCGACTGGGACGCCTATGGCGTCGGCAACTACGAAAAGTGCGCCGACTGCATGGTCCATTCCGGCTTCGAGGCCTCGGCGGTGCAGGACATCGCCAAGCACCCGCTGAAGGCCTTGGGCGTCACCCTGCGCGGCGTGCGCACCGACGGCCCGATGGCCAAGGACATCTCGATCGACAACCAGCGCCCGGCCAAGGACTTCTTCTCCGGCCATGTGGAAAAGAAGCTGGCCGAGATCCGCGCCAAGAACCCCCGGGCGTCGAAAAAGGTGGTCAACGTCGAGGAAGTCTGA
- the ispH gene encoding 4-hydroxy-3-methylbut-2-enyl diphosphate reductase: MGGASPPNDRVPSNRRDVMRVILAQPRGFCAGVVRAIDIVEKAIEKFGAPVYVRHEIVHNRHVVENLKAKGAVFVEEVDEIPDGATTVFSAHGVAQSVVEHARERGLPVLDATCPLVSKVHAQARRYVSKGRTLILIGHAGHPEVEGTMGQVDAPVHLVSTTEDVAALDLAADEPISYVTQTTLSVDDTRDVIDALRARFTNIVGPDISDICYATQHRQTAVRDLCKVADMLLVVGSTKSSNSNRLCEIGREEGLPSYLIADSDDLDPKWLEGVKAVGLTAGASAPEELIIEVIEALRRLGPVELQHLDGVEENIEFRVPAILRSRAKEAAA, translated from the coding sequence ATGGGCGGCGCGAGCCCCCCCAATGATCGCGTCCCGTCGAACCGGAGAGATGTGATGCGAGTAATCCTGGCCCAGCCTCGCGGCTTCTGCGCGGGCGTCGTGCGGGCCATCGATATTGTCGAGAAGGCGATCGAGAAGTTCGGCGCGCCGGTCTATGTGCGCCACGAGATCGTGCACAACCGGCATGTGGTCGAGAACCTGAAGGCCAAGGGCGCGGTGTTCGTCGAGGAAGTCGACGAGATTCCGGACGGCGCCACCACCGTGTTCAGCGCCCACGGCGTCGCCCAGTCGGTGGTCGAGCATGCGCGCGAGCGCGGCCTGCCGGTGCTGGATGCGACCTGCCCGCTGGTTTCCAAGGTTCACGCCCAGGCCCGCCGCTATGTCTCCAAGGGCCGCACCCTGATCCTGATCGGCCATGCCGGCCACCCGGAGGTCGAGGGCACCATGGGCCAGGTCGACGCTCCGGTGCATCTGGTCTCGACCACCGAGGACGTGGCCGCCCTGGACCTCGCCGCCGACGAACCGATCAGCTACGTCACCCAGACCACGCTCAGCGTCGACGACACCCGCGACGTGATCGACGCCCTCAGAGCCCGCTTCACCAATATCGTCGGGCCGGACATCTCGGACATCTGCTACGCCACCCAGCATCGCCAGACGGCGGTGCGCGACCTGTGCAAGGTGGCGGACATGCTGCTGGTGGTGGGCTCGACCAAGAGCTCCAACTCCAACCGCCTGTGTGAGATCGGCCGCGAAGAGGGCCTGCCCAGCTACCTGATCGCCGACAGCGACGATCTCGACCCGAAATGGCTGGAAGGGGTCAAGGCTGTGGGCCTGACCGCCGGCGCCTCGGCGCCTGAGGAACTGATCATCGAGGTGATCGAAGCTTTGCGCCGGCTGGGGCCGGTCGAGCTTCAGCACCTGGACGGGGTCGAGGAGAATATCGAGTTCCGGGTGCCTGCAATCCTGCGCTCGCGCGCAAAGGAAGCAGCTGCCTAG
- a CDS encoding polyprenyl synthetase family protein, whose product MSSDPKSQAALKTALTEAARLTDAALESLLPLPAGYHARAQEAMRYAVFAGGKRLRPFLVLASSALFDVPQGRALRVGAAIEALHTYSLVHDDLPCMDDDDLRRGQPTTHKKFDEATAVLAGDALLTLAFEILADPATHPSAEVRCQLVALLARAGGSEGMIGGQMMDIDAPNQSHGPDEVILLQRMKTGALFEFACEAGAILGQRGPEDRERLRGYARDFGLAFQITDDLIDETSTAEAAGKAVGKDKDQGKATLVSIYGVDGARDQAEALARSAQDAVAIYGPAAAPLEALPWYLIGRES is encoded by the coding sequence GTGTCCAGCGATCCCAAATCCCAGGCGGCCCTGAAGACGGCCCTGACCGAGGCCGCCCGCCTGACCGACGCCGCGCTCGAAAGCCTTCTGCCCCTGCCCGCCGGCTACCATGCTCGGGCTCAGGAGGCGATGCGCTACGCCGTGTTCGCCGGCGGCAAGCGGCTGCGGCCCTTCCTGGTCCTGGCCTCCAGCGCCCTGTTCGACGTGCCGCAGGGGCGCGCCTTGCGGGTCGGCGCCGCGATCGAGGCCCTGCACACCTATTCCCTGGTGCATGACGACCTGCCCTGCATGGACGACGACGACCTGCGCCGCGGCCAGCCTACGACCCACAAGAAGTTCGACGAGGCCACCGCGGTCCTCGCGGGCGACGCGCTCTTGACCCTGGCCTTTGAGATCCTGGCCGATCCCGCCACCCACCCCTCGGCCGAGGTCCGTTGCCAGCTCGTGGCGCTCCTGGCCCGCGCCGGCGGCTCGGAAGGCATGATCGGCGGCCAGATGATGGACATCGACGCCCCGAACCAGAGCCACGGCCCGGACGAGGTGATCCTGCTGCAGCGGATGAAGACCGGCGCCCTGTTCGAATTCGCCTGCGAGGCCGGGGCGATCCTGGGCCAGCGCGGGCCCGAGGACCGCGAGCGCCTCAGGGGCTACGCCCGCGACTTCGGCCTCGCTTTCCAGATCACCGACGACCTGATCGACGAGACCAGCACCGCCGAGGCCGCCGGCAAGGCGGTGGGCAAGGACAAGGACCAGGGCAAGGCGACCCTGGTCTCGATCTATGGCGTCGACGGCGCACGCGACCAGGCCGAGGCCCTGGCCAGGTCGGCGCAAGACGCGGTGGCCATCTATGGCCCCGCCGCCGCCCCGCTGGAGGCCCTGCCGTGGTATCTGATCGGCCGCGAAAGCTGA